From one Streptomyces sp. NBC_01478 genomic stretch:
- a CDS encoding helix-turn-helix domain-containing protein, with the protein MGSPLGDFIRTARDSIQPHTLGLPDHGRRRSPGLRRSDLAARAGISVEYLTRIEQGRDRNPSVAVVNALADALSLNASERDHLRYLTKITGGECSAHTRPEPPRREVRPTVLETLRLLEPGIALVTNKLGDVLAHTGGYESMTRGTGLLDADPPNLTRYVFTDPRARTFFTDWDDVADEQAFDLWLAPSAGNSTWFTTELARHAGPDFTSRLNRHVLPRRGVLRLSHPTGCELRLHRETLELPSDAQQLIVLLPVDDSTAEALDQLRHSSHGRLRAIS; encoded by the coding sequence ATGGGTTCGCCGTTGGGGGACTTCATCCGGACCGCGCGGGACAGCATCCAGCCGCACACGCTGGGACTGCCCGATCACGGCCGCCGCCGGTCACCGGGCCTGCGGCGCTCGGATCTCGCCGCGCGGGCCGGCATCAGCGTCGAGTACCTGACCCGTATCGAACAGGGCCGTGACCGCAATCCCTCGGTGGCGGTGGTGAACGCGCTCGCCGACGCACTCAGCCTCAACGCGTCGGAGCGCGACCATCTGCGCTACCTCACGAAGATCACCGGCGGCGAATGCTCCGCCCACACGCGACCCGAGCCACCGCGCCGCGAGGTCCGCCCCACCGTCCTGGAGACGCTCCGCCTGCTCGAACCGGGCATCGCCCTGGTCACCAACAAGCTGGGCGACGTCCTCGCCCACACCGGTGGCTACGAGTCGATGACGCGCGGCACCGGACTGCTCGACGCCGATCCACCGAACCTCACGCGCTACGTCTTCACCGACCCCCGCGCACGGACGTTCTTCACGGACTGGGACGACGTCGCGGACGAGCAGGCCTTCGACCTGTGGCTCGCACCGTCCGCGGGCAACTCCACGTGGTTCACCACGGAACTCGCCCGCCACGCCGGCCCCGACTTCACGAGCCGACTGAACCGGCACGTGCTGCCCCGACGTGGGGTGCTCCGCCTCAGCCACCCGACCGGGTGCGAACTCCGACTGCACCGTGAGACCCTCGAACTGCCCTCGGACGCCCAGCAGTTGATCGTCCTCCTGCCTGTGGACGACAGCACGGCCGAGGCCCTCGACCAACTCCGCCACAGCTCCCACGGCCGGCTGCGGGCCATCTCCTGA
- a CDS encoding nitronate monooxygenase: MTKGRGVCAAGLCTVWATTALAASDHGTAPQAVEQSRTVVQEAAKPKTGAEDRTKDQPSASEENRQLESAAPQLPLPQRAMMVAMALSTAFTKLFGVRHPVALAPMGGSAGGALTAAVSRGGGLGLLGSGNGERSWLARELAVVAENTTKPWGIGFLTWQIDVDAVEHALEHRPAAVMLSFGDPSPFAERIRRAGTPLIIQVTDLEEARRAVDLGADVIVAQGSESGGHGARHGRSTLPFVPVVVDLAAPVPVLAAGGIADGRGLAAALALGAAGALIGTRFQATTEALITPSTAAAIVEGHGGDTERNSILDIARGSRWPSKYTARTLGHPFLDA, encoded by the coding sequence ATGACGAAGGGCCGTGGAGTGTGCGCCGCGGGCCTGTGCACCGTGTGGGCCACGACGGCGCTCGCCGCGTCCGACCACGGAACCGCACCGCAGGCGGTCGAGCAGTCCCGGACCGTGGTCCAGGAGGCCGCGAAACCGAAGACGGGCGCCGAGGACAGGACCAAGGACCAGCCGTCCGCGTCCGAGGAGAACCGACAGCTCGAATCCGCGGCACCTCAACTCCCGTTGCCACAAAGGGCGATGATGGTGGCCATGGCATTGTCGACGGCGTTCACGAAGTTGTTCGGTGTGCGGCACCCGGTCGCGTTGGCGCCGATGGGCGGGTCGGCCGGTGGTGCGCTGACCGCGGCCGTCTCGCGTGGTGGCGGGCTGGGGCTGTTGGGGAGTGGGAACGGTGAACGTAGCTGGCTGGCACGCGAGTTGGCCGTCGTCGCCGAGAACACGACGAAGCCCTGGGGAATCGGCTTCCTCACCTGGCAGATCGATGTCGACGCGGTCGAGCACGCGCTGGAACACCGCCCCGCGGCGGTGATGCTGTCGTTCGGGGACCCGAGCCCGTTCGCCGAACGGATCCGCCGGGCCGGTACGCCACTGATCATTCAGGTCACCGATCTGGAGGAGGCGAGGCGGGCGGTGGACCTGGGCGCCGACGTCATCGTGGCCCAGGGATCCGAGAGCGGCGGCCACGGAGCCCGTCACGGCCGCTCCACGCTGCCGTTCGTGCCGGTCGTGGTGGATCTGGCGGCGCCCGTGCCCGTACTGGCCGCCGGCGGGATCGCCGACGGCCGCGGCCTGGCCGCCGCACTCGCCCTCGGGGCCGCCGGAGCGCTCATCGGCACCCGCTTCCAGGCCACCACCGAAGCCCTGATCACCCCCTCGACCGCCGCGGCCATCGTGGAGGGGCACGGCGGAGACACCGAGCGGAACAGCATTCTCGACATCGCCCGGGGTTCCCGCTGGCCCTCGAAGTACACCGCCCGCACCCTCGGCCACCCCTTCCTCGACGCATGA
- a CDS encoding cupin domain-containing protein — translation MSEPLTTPGEGFHPHLHDAAGQSTAPLRSRLHHIRADALDGDTAQSGGMRRFAAVSGRTVGSEKLWMGQTHVAPSTSSSDHHHGESETAIYVVSGHPEFVFLDDTGAQPEEVRLRTSPGDYIFVPPFVPHREENPDPAGEAVVVIARSTQEAIVVNLPGLYVLGAGEN, via the coding sequence ATGAGCGAGCCGCTGACCACCCCCGGCGAAGGTTTCCACCCCCATCTCCACGACGCCGCAGGGCAGTCGACAGCCCCCCTGCGCAGCCGTCTGCACCACATCCGCGCCGACGCCCTCGACGGTGACACGGCGCAGAGCGGCGGCATGCGCAGGTTCGCCGCGGTGAGCGGCAGGACGGTCGGCTCCGAGAAGCTGTGGATGGGCCAGACCCACGTGGCCCCCTCCACGTCCTCCTCCGACCATCACCACGGCGAGTCCGAGACCGCCATCTACGTGGTGAGCGGACACCCCGAGTTCGTCTTCCTCGACGACACGGGCGCACAACCGGAGGAAGTACGCCTGCGCACCTCGCCCGGCGACTACATCTTCGTCCCACCGTTCGTGCCCCACCGGGAGGAGAACCCGGACCCCGCCGGCGAGGCCGTGGTGGTGATCGCGCGCAGCACGCAGGAGGCGATCGTGGTGAACCTTCCGGGGCTGTATGTGCTGGGAGCCGGGGAGAATTGA
- a CDS encoding RrF2 family transcriptional regulator, whose translation MHISAKADYATRALLELACEPARPLTCEAIASSQQIPFRFLKSVVGELRRAGLVRSQRGCEGGYWLGRPAHEITLLDVARAVDGELITLRGEPLAGLDYPGPAGGLPEVWRRIEADAAAVLGGTTLATLLPATTGEHRAADGQLSRRGAA comes from the coding sequence ATGCATATCTCCGCGAAGGCGGACTACGCCACGCGGGCCCTGTTGGAGCTCGCCTGCGAACCTGCCCGTCCGCTCACGTGCGAGGCGATCGCCTCCTCGCAGCAGATCCCGTTCCGGTTCCTGAAGTCCGTGGTGGGCGAGTTGCGCAGAGCCGGTCTGGTGCGCAGCCAGCGTGGCTGCGAGGGCGGCTACTGGCTCGGCCGGCCCGCCCACGAGATCACGCTCCTCGACGTCGCCCGCGCCGTGGACGGTGAGTTGATCACCCTGCGCGGCGAACCGCTGGCCGGGCTCGACTACCCCGGTCCGGCGGGCGGTCTGCCCGAGGTGTGGCGCCGGATCGAGGCGGACGCCGCCGCCGTGCTCGGCGGCACGACCCTGGCCACGCTGCTGCCCGCCACGACCGGCGAACACCGCGCGGCGGACGGGCAGTTGAGCCGCCGGGGAGCCGCATGA
- a CDS encoding FUSC family protein codes for MRTPWRVLADLIPTWLRDHDPGLVATRRAARTALVMPALFALCSQVLHSSTMATYAAFGSFSMLLLVEFTGPMVQRLRAHVGLAVAWAVLICLGTLVARTTWLAVAVMVLVGFLVLFSGVVSSVLAGATTALLLAFILPVTSPAPLSQLPDRLAGAGLAAVAAMLAISLLWPRPAADPLSAPAARVCRAAAEQLRTDASWLAGGPDAVTARQCEVTAGQAAAAAADLRTAFDAALYRPTGLSAGSRALVRLVDELTWLSAIVADSGPPNEDPAACDADAHAVRRAAATTLDAAADVLDAPHSTPDALRTALANLRTAMDGMEIRATHRLPVHRPKPGTESEVRAFIETLDLSFRAQELGFATLQIAGNVDLAAAAERRSWPERLLGTEPGALTQPLASAVERAAAHLEPRSVWLHNSLRGALGLGIAVALANATSVQHSFWVLLGTLSVLRSNALNTGQNALRALGGTLAGSLIGTGLLQLIGHHSTVLWFLLPVAVLIAGIAPAAISFAAGQAAFTVTLVILFNIGQDPDWHIVLLRIEDIALGCGVSVLVGLFFWPRGAAAAVDRALSAAYTESARYLADTVEYAASRCSIGCLPTDAPLEAGRQAAAAARRLDDAFRSYLAERGAKPVRLSDMTTLVTGVVGLRLASDAVLELWQRNGGEERIEPDRSEARLTLLENADRVADWYRDLAAGLGRHTAVPAPLSRDPGEEARLVHSLRRDLRGDDGHATATAVRIIWTADHLNVARRLQPSLAAAAKPSDPA; via the coding sequence ATGCGGACACCTTGGCGCGTCCTGGCCGACCTGATCCCCACCTGGTTGCGCGACCACGACCCGGGACTCGTGGCGACCCGCCGGGCCGCGCGCACCGCGCTGGTGATGCCCGCTCTGTTCGCCCTGTGCAGTCAGGTGCTGCACTCCTCGACGATGGCGACCTACGCGGCGTTCGGGTCGTTCTCGATGCTCCTGCTGGTGGAGTTCACCGGCCCGATGGTGCAGCGCCTGCGGGCGCACGTGGGGCTGGCCGTGGCCTGGGCGGTGCTCATCTGTCTCGGCACGCTGGTGGCCCGGACGACGTGGCTCGCGGTCGCCGTCATGGTCCTGGTGGGCTTCCTGGTGCTCTTCTCCGGTGTGGTCAGCTCCGTCCTCGCGGGCGCGACGACCGCCCTGCTGCTGGCCTTCATCCTCCCGGTGACCTCGCCGGCCCCGCTGTCCCAACTGCCCGACCGGCTGGCAGGAGCGGGCCTCGCGGCGGTCGCGGCCATGCTCGCGATCTCCCTGCTGTGGCCCCGGCCCGCCGCGGACCCGCTCAGCGCACCCGCCGCCCGGGTCTGCCGCGCGGCCGCGGAACAACTGCGTACGGACGCCTCATGGCTGGCCGGCGGGCCGGACGCGGTCACCGCCCGGCAGTGCGAGGTCACCGCCGGTCAGGCCGCCGCCGCGGCGGCGGACCTGCGCACCGCCTTCGACGCCGCGCTCTACCGGCCCACAGGTCTGTCGGCCGGCTCCCGCGCACTGGTCCGCCTGGTCGACGAACTGACCTGGCTCAGCGCCATCGTGGCCGACAGCGGCCCGCCGAACGAGGACCCCGCGGCCTGCGACGCCGACGCCCACGCCGTACGACGGGCGGCCGCCACGACCCTCGACGCGGCGGCCGACGTCCTCGACGCCCCGCACAGCACGCCCGACGCCCTCCGCACCGCCCTCGCGAACCTCCGTACGGCCATGGACGGCATGGAAATCCGCGCCACCCACCGGTTGCCCGTGCACCGGCCGAAGCCCGGCACGGAGTCGGAGGTCCGCGCCTTCATCGAAACCCTCGACCTGTCGTTCCGCGCCCAGGAGCTGGGGTTCGCCACCCTCCAGATCGCCGGCAACGTGGACCTGGCCGCCGCTGCCGAGCGCCGCAGTTGGCCGGAGCGGCTGCTGGGCACGGAACCCGGCGCACTGACCCAGCCGCTGGCCTCCGCCGTCGAGCGCGCCGCCGCCCACCTGGAACCGCGCTCGGTGTGGTTGCACAACAGCCTCCGGGGCGCGCTCGGCCTCGGCATCGCGGTGGCCCTGGCGAACGCGACCAGCGTCCAGCACTCGTTCTGGGTCCTGCTGGGAACGCTGTCGGTGCTGCGTTCCAACGCGCTCAACACCGGGCAGAACGCGCTCCGGGCGCTGGGCGGCACCCTCGCGGGTTCACTCATCGGGACCGGACTGCTCCAGCTCATCGGGCACCACAGCACCGTCCTCTGGTTCCTGCTCCCCGTCGCCGTGCTCATCGCCGGCATCGCCCCGGCCGCCATCTCGTTCGCGGCGGGGCAGGCGGCCTTCACCGTCACGCTCGTCATCCTGTTCAACATCGGCCAGGACCCCGACTGGCACATCGTGCTGCTGCGGATCGAGGACATCGCCCTCGGCTGCGGGGTGAGCGTCCTGGTGGGCCTGTTCTTCTGGCCGCGCGGCGCCGCGGCCGCCGTGGACCGGGCGCTGTCGGCCGCGTACACCGAGAGTGCCCGCTACCTGGCCGACACGGTGGAGTACGCGGCCAGTCGTTGCAGCATCGGCTGCCTGCCGACCGATGCCCCGCTGGAGGCGGGCCGGCAGGCGGCCGCCGCGGCCCGTCGGCTCGACGACGCCTTCCGCAGCTACCTCGCCGAACGGGGAGCGAAGCCGGTACGGCTGTCCGACATGACCACCCTGGTCACGGGGGTCGTAGGACTGCGCCTCGCCTCGGACGCGGTACTGGAACTGTGGCAGCGCAACGGCGGTGAGGAACGGATCGAACCCGACCGGTCCGAGGCCCGGCTCACCCTGCTCGAGAACGCCGACCGGGTGGCCGACTGGTACCGCGACCTGGCCGCCGGCCTCGGCCGGCACACCGCCGTGCCCGCCCCGCTGTCACGTGACCCCGGGGAAGAGGCACGCCTGGTCCACTCCCTGCGCCGTGACCTGCGCGGCGACGACGGACACGCCACGGCGACCGCCGTCCGCATCATCTGGACCGCCGACCACCTCAATGTGGCCCGCCGCCTCCAGCCCAGCCTGGCGGCCGCGGCGAAGCCGAGCGATCCGGCCTGA
- a CDS encoding class I SAM-dependent methyltransferase, with translation MTTGERRIPYWDAVAATKTFTHPLHLPWLDGINRQAAILDYGCGYGRVMNELEQHGFGNLTGVDTSPAMIERAQLLHPALHFATLDTPPALPSPDAAFDAVLLFAVLTCIPADEAQRRLITELNRLLKPGGFLYVSDLLLQDDDRNRRRYDRYSAQPDNSGRYGVFETDDGAVCRHHSRDWLTTLLGGFEAVGTRTITVPTMNGHEATGIQILARKPVAT, from the coding sequence GTGACCACTGGGGAGCGCCGGATTCCGTACTGGGACGCCGTCGCGGCGACGAAGACGTTCACCCATCCACTCCATCTGCCCTGGCTCGACGGGATCAACAGGCAGGCGGCGATTCTCGACTACGGATGCGGCTACGGCCGCGTCATGAACGAACTCGAACAGCACGGCTTCGGCAATCTGACAGGCGTCGACACCTCACCGGCAATGATCGAACGGGCCCAACTCCTGCACCCCGCCCTGCACTTCGCCACCCTGGACACCCCACCGGCGCTGCCTTCCCCGGACGCCGCCTTCGACGCGGTACTGCTCTTCGCCGTGCTCACCTGCATCCCCGCCGACGAAGCCCAACGCCGTCTGATCACCGAGCTGAACCGCCTCCTCAAGCCCGGCGGATTCCTCTACGTCAGCGACCTTCTCCTCCAGGACGACGACCGCAACCGCCGCCGCTACGACCGCTACTCCGCCCAACCAGACAACTCCGGCCGCTACGGCGTGTTCGAGACCGACGACGGCGCCGTCTGCCGCCACCATTCCCGTGACTGGCTCACCACCCTGCTCGGCGGTTTCGAGGCCGTAGGTACCCGAACCATCACCGTGCCCACCATGAACGGACATGAGGCGACGGGGATCCAGATCCTCGCCCGGAAACCCGTCGCGACATGA
- a CDS encoding DsbA family oxidoreductase — protein sequence MTAPDRHPARLLEVVEYTDPLCPWAWGSEPVFRRLRATLAGQVHWRRAYCILFDHDDDPAPDPAAETAWYARYVEDISAHTHAPRAPRLSRVAASSWPASLVAKAAEAQGAEVADRVLRRLRESVFVLGEPADTPESALSAVAGVPGLDAGRLASDAASDDVLERVRADRAEARRPVGEVLSVRADGSPHPGAAKETPDGQLRYALPTLLLRTAGEHRVVPGWRPYEEYVSAVTELSPAPLPTPTTPAPADALARYRTLTDPERVLLTDGGSWPPDGAVRVDTGNGPLWLHPEEAATRPAITPAPPAGP from the coding sequence ATGACGGCCCCGGACCGACACCCCGCCCGCCTCCTCGAAGTCGTCGAGTACACCGACCCCCTGTGTCCCTGGGCCTGGGGATCCGAACCCGTCTTCCGCAGGCTGCGCGCGACCCTTGCCGGACAGGTCCACTGGCGTCGCGCGTACTGCATCCTCTTCGACCACGACGACGACCCCGCGCCCGACCCCGCCGCGGAGACCGCCTGGTACGCGCGCTACGTCGAGGACATCAGCGCCCACACACACGCCCCGCGAGCACCTCGCCTGAGCCGTGTGGCCGCGAGTTCCTGGCCCGCCTCCCTGGTCGCCAAGGCGGCCGAGGCCCAGGGCGCGGAGGTGGCCGACCGGGTGCTACGGCGGCTGCGGGAGAGCGTGTTCGTACTCGGGGAGCCGGCGGACACGCCCGAGTCGGCGCTGTCCGCGGTGGCCGGGGTGCCCGGCCTCGATGCCGGCCGGCTCGCGAGCGACGCGGCGTCGGACGACGTACTGGAGCGGGTGCGGGCCGACCGTGCCGAGGCGCGCAGGCCGGTCGGCGAAGTGCTGTCGGTGCGCGCCGACGGCTCGCCCCATCCAGGCGCCGCCAAGGAGACCCCCGACGGTCAACTCCGGTACGCGCTACCGACGTTGCTCCTGCGCACCGCCGGCGAACACCGCGTCGTTCCCGGCTGGCGGCCGTACGAGGAGTACGTCTCGGCGGTCACCGAACTCAGCCCCGCGCCGCTGCCCACGCCCACGACGCCGGCCCCGGCGGACGCGCTCGCGCGGTACCGGACCCTGACCGATCCGGAGCGCGTCCTGCTGACCGACGGCGGGTCATGGCCACCGGACGGTGCCGTTCGCGTCGACACGGGCAACGGGCCGTTGTGGCTGCACCCGGAGGAGGCCGCGACGCGTCCCGCCATAACCCCTGCCCCTCCCGCCGGGCCCTGA
- a CDS encoding TOPRIM nucleotidyl transferase/hydrolase domain-containing protein, whose amino-acid sequence MTDMAAFRDAVTAWATGGPGDSAHELAARLPVRTAVLLEGPSDVAAVEALAERRGRNLAAEGVCVLSIGGAMSVGHYARLLGSPGLGLRLTGLCDEAESPYYARSFEQAGATQHSFFVCAADLEDELIRELGVPRVEELVGAEGDLRALKTFLRQPAQQGRTPQQQFRRFLGTKKGRKIRYGRVLTEALDPARVPAPLDGLLASL is encoded by the coding sequence ATGACAGACATGGCGGCGTTCCGCGACGCGGTCACCGCGTGGGCGACAGGTGGCCCCGGCGACTCCGCGCACGAGTTGGCCGCGCGCCTGCCCGTCCGTACGGCCGTCCTGCTCGAAGGCCCCAGCGACGTGGCGGCCGTCGAGGCGCTGGCGGAGCGCCGCGGCCGGAACCTGGCCGCCGAGGGGGTCTGCGTCCTGTCGATCGGCGGTGCGATGAGCGTCGGCCACTACGCCCGGCTCCTCGGTTCACCCGGCCTGGGCCTCCGCCTCACGGGACTCTGCGACGAGGCGGAAAGCCCGTACTACGCCCGCAGTTTCGAACAGGCCGGTGCGACACAGCACAGCTTCTTCGTCTGCGCGGCGGACCTGGAGGACGAGCTCATCCGCGAGCTGGGCGTGCCCCGGGTGGAGGAACTCGTCGGCGCGGAAGGCGACTTGCGCGCCCTGAAGACCTTCCTGCGCCAGCCCGCCCAGCAGGGCCGCACCCCGCAACAGCAGTTCAGACGCTTCCTCGGCACGAAGAAGGGGCGCAAGATCCGCTACGGCCGGGTACTCACCGAGGCCCTCGACCCGGCGCGCGTACCGGCACCGCTCGACGGGCTGCTGGCGAGCCTGTGA
- a CDS encoding LysR family transcriptional regulator yields MDTLESRELRYFMAVAEELHFGRAAERLGMAQPPLSRAIQQLERRLGVCLLERNRRGVSLTGAGEVLLYEGRAALDAATAAARRTRRAGGADRPGGSRNRLVLAVKAAASHELLQKILAAYAAEPDAAEIEVLPSGMCEQEEMLRDGRADVALMHAPFNSLAGFDSEELMTEGQVAVLPAGHPLAARKSLSLADVTDVPDLPLARWPRHGGYAPGPGPEIHDQTQLAQLIALGRTMAVFPDSARAWLWAEHAAVPVIDAPQVVTHIAWPAHSRSVALAGLVRTAAQL; encoded by the coding sequence ATGGACACCCTGGAGAGCCGCGAGCTGAGGTACTTCATGGCCGTCGCGGAGGAACTGCACTTCGGCCGCGCCGCCGAGCGTCTCGGCATGGCCCAGCCACCACTGTCCCGGGCGATCCAGCAACTCGAACGGCGCCTCGGCGTCTGTCTGTTGGAACGCAACCGCCGGGGCGTCTCCCTGACGGGTGCCGGGGAAGTACTGCTGTACGAGGGGCGCGCGGCCCTCGACGCGGCCACCGCCGCCGCGCGCCGTACGCGTCGCGCCGGTGGCGCCGACCGTCCGGGCGGCTCCCGCAACCGTCTGGTGCTGGCGGTGAAGGCCGCCGCGTCCCACGAGCTGCTGCAGAAGATCCTCGCCGCCTACGCGGCCGAGCCCGACGCCGCCGAGATCGAGGTGCTGCCGAGCGGCATGTGCGAGCAGGAGGAGATGCTGCGCGACGGCCGCGCCGACGTGGCCCTCATGCACGCGCCGTTCAACTCCCTCGCCGGGTTCGACAGCGAGGAACTCATGACCGAGGGACAGGTCGCCGTCCTGCCCGCCGGGCACCCCCTCGCCGCGCGGAAGTCCCTCTCCCTGGCCGACGTCACCGACGTTCCAGATCTTCCGCTCGCCCGCTGGCCCCGCCACGGCGGGTACGCGCCCGGCCCGGGCCCCGAGATCCACGACCAGACGCAACTGGCCCAACTGATCGCCCTCGGACGGACCATGGCCGTCTTCCCCGACTCCGCCCGCGCCTGGTTGTGGGCCGAGCACGCCGCCGTCCCCGTGATCGACGCACCGCAGGTCGTCACCCATATCGCCTGGCCCGCGCACAGCCGCTCGGTCGCCCTCGCCGGCCTGGTCCGTACGGCAGCACAGCTCTGA
- a CDS encoding SDR family oxidoreductase translates to MSETKIALVTGANKGIGYEIANGLGALGYRVGVGARDEVRCETAVEKLRAAGVDAFGVPLDVTGDRSVTDAAELIERQAGRLDVLVNNAGISGEMGPGWVQDPTALDLDLVRTVVETNVIGVIRVTNAMLPLLRRSTSPRIVNISSSVASLTRQADPDIQIGPVMAAYAPSKSFLNAVTVQYARQFADTDILINAACPGLVATDFTGFHGPRTPQQGAATAIRLATLPDGGPTGSFFEDAGVVPW, encoded by the coding sequence ATGAGCGAAACGAAGATCGCGCTGGTGACCGGCGCGAACAAGGGAATCGGGTACGAGATCGCCAACGGGCTGGGCGCCCTCGGATATCGCGTGGGCGTGGGAGCCCGCGACGAGGTCCGGTGTGAGACCGCCGTCGAGAAGCTGCGGGCCGCCGGGGTGGACGCCTTCGGGGTGCCGCTGGACGTGACCGGTGACCGCAGCGTCACCGACGCCGCGGAACTGATCGAACGGCAGGCCGGGCGCCTGGACGTTCTGGTCAACAACGCGGGTATCTCGGGGGAGATGGGCCCGGGGTGGGTGCAGGACCCGACCGCGCTCGACCTCGACCTGGTCCGCACGGTCGTGGAGACCAACGTCATCGGTGTCATCCGGGTGACCAACGCGATGCTGCCGCTGTTGCGGCGCTCGACGTCGCCACGCATCGTCAACATCTCCAGCTCCGTCGCCTCCCTGACCCGGCAGGCCGACCCGGACATCCAGATCGGCCCCGTCATGGCGGCCTACGCGCCGTCGAAGTCGTTCCTCAACGCCGTCACCGTGCAGTACGCCCGGCAGTTCGCCGATACGGACATCCTGATCAACGCCGCCTGCCCGGGCCTGGTCGCGACGGACTTCACCGGCTTCCACGGGCCCCGCACTCCGCAGCAGGGAGCGGCCACGGCGATCCGGCTCGCCACGCTGCCGGACGGCGGCCCGACCGGTTCGTTCTTCGAGGACGCCGGCGTCGTCCCCTGGTGA
- a CDS encoding NADPH-dependent FMN reductase, whose protein sequence is MENRPQLVIIVGSVREGRFGPVVASWIAEQVGLHGVFDAEVVDLAGIDIPLALPAASPKHALDDYPRPAGMAALTSALARADAFVVVTPEYNHSYPASLKAAIDWHFTQWAAKPVAFVSYGGAAGGRHAVLHLENVLTELHAVTIRDGLTFPNYFTAWQDGRPLDPQSPVYARTVLDQLAWWAVALRSARDAVPYPG, encoded by the coding sequence ATGGAGAACAGACCTCAACTCGTGATCATCGTCGGAAGTGTGCGGGAAGGACGGTTCGGCCCGGTAGTTGCCTCGTGGATCGCCGAACAGGTCGGCCTGCACGGGGTTTTCGATGCGGAAGTCGTCGATCTGGCCGGGATCGACATCCCGTTGGCGCTGCCCGCGGCATCGCCGAAGCACGCCCTCGACGACTACCCTCGCCCGGCCGGGATGGCGGCACTCACGTCGGCCCTGGCCCGTGCCGACGCCTTCGTCGTGGTCACGCCGGAGTACAACCACAGCTATCCCGCGTCGTTGAAGGCGGCCATCGACTGGCACTTCACACAGTGGGCGGCCAAGCCGGTCGCCTTCGTCAGCTACGGAGGTGCCGCGGGCGGACGGCACGCGGTGCTGCACCTGGAGAACGTGCTGACCGAACTGCACGCGGTGACGATCCGGGACGGTCTCACCTTCCCGAACTACTTCACCGCGTGGCAGGACGGTCGGCCGCTCGATCCCCAATCCCCCGTCTACGCCCGGACAGTGCTCGACCAGTTGGCCTGGTGGGCGGTCGCACTCCGGTCGGCACGCGACGCCGTTCCCTACCCGGGGTGA